From Mycobacterium sp. HUMS_12744610, one genomic window encodes:
- a CDS encoding type ISP restriction/modification enzyme, whose protein sequence is MIEHVAKRVADRDGQGAVAGAVTDLATRLYGFELQMGPFAVAELRATDLLADVGASLPDRGLGLFVTDTLDDPYAEQTQLGSGLELISRSRSRAAKVKSKTKVTVVIGNPPYRERAEGMGGWIENGDGSDPYRPLDDFRAAGNGRAEYVLKNLYVYFWRWGTWKVFDANASIPNGDTGIVCYITTSGYLRGPGFKGMREYLRRNTTEGWIIDVSPEGIRPDVATRIFPGVQQPLAIALFTRTPHCDRDVPATIHYTSVHGRRADKYRALASLTLTGAQWRPARTSWQAPFTPAADTDWDAYPALNDLLPWSTPGVKSNRNWVTAPTAVVLRDRLTRLISEADTTRKANLFKETRDRTLSSTATPLGPGTEQHTDRPLRAESLAYAANARIVQYGYRSFDRQWIIADNRLLDQARPPLWAAARLANQVFTVELHSKPIANGPGVVFSSLIPDMHHFRGSQGGRTLPLYHPGGRPNFANGLLGALSTITGTTVTAEDLLTYIAGVAAHPAYVDRFADELTTPGIRIPITTDATLFQRGIDIGRDIIWLHTYGDRFPAGRNGIRYQSDDARRITNQTTVTTIPNAITYNPETATVHIGSGTFGPVPQQVWDYTIDDKPVINAWFNYRKANPTGRRTSSLDDINATTWPTEWNAELIDLLTILARLVDLHPVQAELLDEILSHPVASYTDLAAAGVTWPTSSADPQRKPDYTTQTDPDDTGPGQLGFSFGSR, encoded by the coding sequence GTGATCGAGCACGTCGCAAAACGCGTCGCGGACCGCGACGGCCAAGGCGCGGTCGCCGGCGCCGTTACCGACCTTGCAACACGCCTCTACGGATTCGAACTGCAGATGGGCCCATTCGCCGTCGCCGAGCTGCGCGCCACCGACCTGCTTGCCGACGTCGGAGCCAGCCTCCCAGATCGGGGACTGGGCCTTTTTGTCACCGACACCCTCGACGACCCCTACGCCGAACAAACCCAGCTCGGCTCCGGACTAGAGCTCATCAGCCGCTCCCGCTCCCGCGCGGCCAAAGTCAAGTCAAAGACGAAAGTCACTGTGGTTATTGGCAATCCGCCCTACCGCGAACGTGCAGAAGGCATGGGAGGATGGATCGAAAACGGCGACGGCTCAGACCCCTACCGCCCCCTCGACGACTTCCGCGCCGCCGGCAACGGCCGAGCAGAGTATGTCCTCAAGAACCTCTACGTGTACTTCTGGCGATGGGGAACCTGGAAAGTATTCGACGCCAACGCCAGCATCCCCAACGGCGACACCGGAATCGTCTGTTACATCACAACCTCCGGCTACCTGCGCGGCCCCGGCTTCAAAGGCATGCGAGAGTACCTGCGCCGCAACACCACCGAAGGTTGGATCATCGACGTCTCACCCGAAGGCATCCGACCCGACGTCGCTACCCGCATATTTCCCGGAGTCCAACAACCCCTTGCCATCGCACTATTCACCCGCACGCCCCACTGCGACCGAGACGTCCCCGCCACCATCCACTACACTTCCGTACACGGCCGCCGCGCCGACAAATACCGAGCGCTCGCCAGCCTCACCCTGACCGGCGCCCAGTGGCGTCCAGCCCGCACCAGCTGGCAAGCCCCGTTCACCCCAGCCGCCGACACCGACTGGGACGCCTATCCAGCCCTCAATGACCTACTTCCATGGAGCACCCCCGGTGTCAAATCAAACCGCAACTGGGTCACCGCACCCACAGCCGTAGTACTGCGCGACCGGCTCACACGGCTCATCAGCGAAGCTGACACCACACGAAAAGCTAACCTATTCAAAGAGACTCGGGATCGCACCCTGTCATCCACGGCCACACCCCTAGGCCCAGGCACCGAACAGCACACCGACCGGCCACTCCGCGCAGAAAGCCTCGCCTACGCCGCCAACGCGCGCATCGTGCAATACGGATACCGCTCGTTCGACCGGCAGTGGATCATCGCCGACAACCGACTCCTCGATCAGGCGCGGCCACCGCTGTGGGCCGCCGCACGCCTAGCCAACCAGGTCTTCACCGTCGAACTCCACTCCAAGCCCATAGCCAACGGGCCCGGCGTCGTATTCAGCTCCCTCATCCCCGACATGCATCACTTCCGCGGCAGCCAAGGCGGCCGAACCCTGCCCCTCTACCACCCCGGGGGTCGACCCAACTTCGCCAACGGCCTCCTCGGCGCGCTCTCAACGATCACTGGAACAACCGTCACAGCTGAAGACCTACTCACATACATCGCCGGCGTCGCAGCGCACCCCGCCTACGTAGATCGCTTCGCCGACGAACTCACCACGCCAGGTATTCGTATACCGATCACCACCGACGCCACCCTATTCCAACGGGGAATTGACATCGGCCGGGACATCATCTGGCTACACACCTACGGCGACCGATTCCCAGCCGGACGCAACGGAATCCGATACCAATCAGACGACGCCCGCCGTATCACCAACCAGACCACCGTCACCACCATCCCGAACGCCATCACCTACAACCCTGAAACGGCCACCGTACACATCGGATCAGGAACGTTCGGCCCCGTCCCACAACAGGTATGGGACTACACCATCGACGACAAACCGGTCATCAACGCATGGTTCAACTACCGCAAAGCCAACCCCACCGGCCGCAGAACTAGCTCCCTCGACGACATCAACGCCACCACCTGGCCCACCGAATGGAACGCAGAACTCATCGACCTCCTAACGATTCTCGCCCGACTCGTGGACCTACACCCTGTGCAAGCCGAGCTGCTCGACGAGATCCTCTCCCACCCTGTGGCCAGCTACACCGACCTCGCCGCCGCCGGTGTCACCTGGCCCACCAGCAGCGCCGACCCACAACGCAAACCCGACTACACCACCCAAACCGACCCCGACGACACCGGCCCAGGCCAACTCGGCTTCAGCTTCGGCAGCCGCTAG
- a CDS encoding tyrosine-type recombinase/integrase: MQLYFADWAAVEQSEYQIDVGPADRRLACGTPILVDDAMRPMEPWCTFLRLYCQNLRTNSIYAYARDALEFGRFLDTRGIGVLDVSEPDLVAFRKHRLANGVSPSSWSRHLVVIRALFTYLYETGQRDSLPWIQVGSRSVVTPRTPRTEMDVRALSHSQWLALRNIGFGGELPSGEVDRSYRGQSTVRNVCAVDLALTTGMRLTEWSTLLDAEIPSSDGGASLVLEACAKNARRRRVYIPASTVKAVELYRATERKSLVRKAQTALRRRLPTLAVATHIDPTAGKLTYRQKGIDTREDFAAIPPEVRRLLVRVDAAGYIEPLSLFVGKGGRPPSQRRWHQYFEDANDRLAAFGSSPPTMPPAVTPHDLRHTFAVVMLRSLQRRAMLLEQSRTRTGFGTISEHIVHNPLLTLQRLLGHASPSTTMVYLRFVDESDELIQRAFESWSDDTRDYATYVLDELELEAQSS; the protein is encoded by the coding sequence TTGCAGCTGTACTTCGCGGATTGGGCAGCGGTCGAGCAAAGCGAGTATCAGATCGATGTTGGCCCGGCCGACCGTCGGCTGGCCTGCGGCACTCCCATACTCGTCGATGACGCGATGCGGCCAATGGAGCCGTGGTGCACCTTCTTGCGGCTGTACTGCCAGAACCTGCGGACGAACTCGATTTACGCGTACGCCCGTGATGCGTTGGAGTTCGGACGGTTCTTGGACACGAGAGGCATCGGGGTGCTTGATGTCTCAGAGCCCGATCTCGTTGCATTCCGCAAGCACCGACTCGCCAACGGCGTGTCACCCAGTTCTTGGTCTCGACATCTTGTCGTCATTCGGGCGCTATTCACCTACCTGTACGAGACTGGCCAACGCGACAGCCTGCCCTGGATCCAGGTCGGGAGCAGGTCAGTCGTGACGCCCAGGACGCCACGCACGGAGATGGACGTCAGAGCGCTGTCACATTCGCAATGGCTGGCCCTGCGCAATATCGGATTTGGTGGAGAGCTGCCCTCAGGAGAGGTCGACCGCTCCTATCGTGGTCAATCGACCGTCCGCAACGTGTGCGCGGTCGACCTGGCCCTGACCACCGGCATGCGCCTCACCGAGTGGTCCACGCTGCTGGATGCCGAGATCCCGTCTTCCGACGGCGGCGCTTCGCTGGTGCTGGAAGCGTGTGCGAAGAATGCGCGCCGCCGGCGGGTCTATATCCCAGCCTCGACCGTCAAGGCAGTCGAACTCTACCGCGCCACAGAACGTAAATCCCTTGTCCGCAAAGCTCAGACCGCTCTGCGGCGCAGGCTGCCGACGCTGGCAGTCGCCACCCACATCGACCCGACCGCGGGCAAGCTCACATACCGTCAAAAAGGGATCGACACGCGGGAGGACTTCGCTGCGATCCCTCCCGAAGTGCGACGGCTCCTGGTCAGAGTCGACGCGGCTGGGTATATCGAGCCGTTGTCGCTATTTGTGGGTAAGGGCGGGCGCCCGCCGTCGCAGCGGCGCTGGCATCAATACTTTGAGGACGCCAACGACCGCCTTGCCGCGTTCGGGAGTTCCCCACCCACCATGCCTCCCGCGGTCACACCGCATGACCTGAGACATACATTCGCTGTGGTCATGCTGCGCAGCCTGCAGCGACGCGCGATGCTACTCGAACAGTCCAGGACGAGAACAGGATTCGGTACGATCAGCGAACACATCGTCCACAACCCGCTCTTAACTCTACAGCGTCTACTCGGCCACGCGAGCCCGTCTACGACTATGGTCTACCTCCGGTTTGTCGATGAGTCAGATGAGCTGATCCAGCGGGCGTTTGAATCCTGGAGCGACGATACCCGCGACTACGCCACCTACGTTCTGGACGAGCTGGAGCTGGAGGCGCAGTCGTCGTGA
- a CDS encoding restriction endonuclease, producing the protein MGYLANAHCERCRTPVRKKRYCATCRQAIAHLGPQYRYAAANILASSGPLSQDWANLEQWRNAVSLPLDNLIADLAGDWLNRCASTALLDGNVTAEALALFQRAAAALGWPQSAVALNQQLQREHQLTMVRAGHLPTVDEQNSLMLPRGERCHIWVQATRWRELKSGPQATKGSLIITDKRIQFRTLQASGEVGLSKVLGVHYNPPWVIFESTNRTMSGNFRFADPQWVSTVALAALQIERKILHPAGPAAANRSDEINLMTGEEFEDYVAELLRHVGWHVTHTARTGDFGVDLIATSGHIRKAVQCKRLSQPVGVSAVQEVVAGGTHHGCTSSMVVTNTGFTRAARDLAYTHNCELVGSDQLLRAPLEPDRQIS; encoded by the coding sequence GTGGGTTATCTCGCGAACGCGCACTGCGAACGGTGCCGGACACCGGTGCGCAAGAAGCGATACTGCGCCACCTGTCGACAGGCCATCGCCCATCTGGGGCCACAGTACAGATACGCCGCGGCGAACATTCTCGCCAGCTCAGGGCCCCTCAGCCAAGACTGGGCAAACCTTGAACAGTGGCGCAACGCAGTCAGTCTGCCGCTTGACAACCTGATCGCCGACCTTGCCGGCGACTGGTTGAACAGGTGCGCTTCCACCGCTTTGCTCGACGGCAACGTGACCGCAGAAGCCCTGGCGCTGTTCCAACGCGCTGCCGCCGCCCTGGGATGGCCACAATCCGCTGTAGCTCTCAATCAACAGCTCCAACGAGAGCACCAGCTAACCATGGTCCGAGCAGGACACCTACCCACCGTCGACGAGCAGAACTCGCTCATGCTGCCCCGAGGTGAACGCTGCCACATATGGGTGCAAGCGACCCGTTGGCGCGAACTCAAATCAGGCCCCCAAGCCACCAAAGGGTCGCTGATCATCACCGACAAACGCATCCAATTTCGGACCCTCCAAGCGTCAGGAGAAGTCGGCCTCAGCAAAGTTCTCGGCGTGCACTACAACCCGCCATGGGTCATATTCGAATCGACCAACCGCACAATGAGCGGCAACTTCCGCTTCGCCGACCCACAGTGGGTATCAACAGTCGCTCTCGCGGCGCTCCAAATCGAGCGCAAGATCCTGCACCCCGCCGGCCCCGCCGCAGCGAACCGTTCAGATGAGATCAATCTGATGACTGGCGAAGAGTTCGAGGACTACGTCGCAGAACTCCTCCGCCACGTCGGATGGCACGTAACCCACACGGCTCGAACCGGGGACTTCGGAGTCGATCTCATCGCCACCTCCGGACACATACGGAAAGCTGTCCAATGCAAACGGCTTTCCCAACCAGTCGGCGTATCCGCCGTCCAGGAAGTAGTAGCCGGAGGAACCCACCACGGCTGCACCAGCAGCATGGTCGTGACCAACACCGGCTTCACCCGGGCCGCACGAGACCTCGCGTACACGCACAACTGCGAACTGGTCGGCAGCGACCAGCTGCTGCGGGCACCTCTGGAGCCCGACCGCCAAATCTCCTGA